From one Salmo salar chromosome ssa09, Ssal_v3.1, whole genome shotgun sequence genomic stretch:
- the tnfaip1 gene encoding BTB/POZ domain-containing adapter for CUL3-mediated RhoA degradation protein 2: protein MSGDSCQLPLHRLCLQTQAISTGSQAISTGSQAIRPPYEASHMVCPKSKTCSYRAAVGLGNKYVRLNVGGTLFYTTLQVLTRQDSMLKAMFSGRKEVFIDREGWILIDRCGKHFGSILTYLREEAVTLPPGRQAVLELLAEAKYYLIQGLVELCQGGLQEQKELSLCVIPVVTSAKEEMRLIQACTKPVVKLLYNRSNNKYSYTSNSDDNLLKNIEMFDKLSLSYNGRVLFIKDVIGDEICCWSFYGQGRKLAEVCCTSIVYATEKKQTKVEFPEARIYEETLNALLYETLPVPDDTLLEATRRRHAHSHAHCGSHSEEEEGPTHSGADLRERVRRIHVKRYSTYEDRPLGH from the exons ATGTCCGGGGACAGCTGCCAGCTCCCCCTGCACCGGCTATGCCTCCAGACCCAGGCCATCTCCACTGGCTCCCAGGCCATCTCCACTGGCTCCCAGGCCATTAGACCTCCCTATGAAG CCTCCCACATGGTGTGTCCCAAGTCCAAGACGTGCAGCTACAGAGCGGCGGTGGGCCTGGGTAACAAGTATGTGCGTCTAAACGTAGGGGGGACCCTGTTCTACACCACGCTGCAGGTGCTCACTAGGCAGGACTCGATGCTGAAGGCCATGTTCAGTGGCAGGAAGGAGGTCTTCATTGACAGAGAAG GCTGGATCCTGATAGATCGTTGTGGGAAGCACTTTGGCTCCATCCTGACATACCTGCGGGAGGAAGCGGTTACCTTGCCCCCTGGCAGGCAGGCGGTTCTGGAGCTGCTGGCAGAGGCCAAGTATTACCTGATCCAGGGTCTGGTGGAGCTGTGCCAGGGAGGCCTGCAG GAGCAGAaggagctgtctctgtgtgtaatcCCTGTGGTCACCTCTGCCAAGGAGGAGATGAGACTGATCCAGGCCTGCACCAAGCCTGTAGTGAAGCTGTTGTACAACCGAAGCAACAACAAGTACTCCTATAcaag TAACTCAGACGACAACCTGTTGAAGAACattgagatgtttgacaagctgTCTCTGAGCTACAACGGCCGTGTTCTCTTCATCAAGGACGTGATCGGTGACGAGATCTGCTGCTGGTCGTTCTACGGACAGGGACGCAAACTGGCAGAGGTCTGCTGCACATCCATAGTTTACGCCACAGAgaaaaaacagaccaag gTGGAGTTCCCGGAGGCCAGGATCTACGAAGAGACCCTGAACGCTCTGCTCTACGAGACACTTCCTGTCCCTGACGACACCTTATTGGAGGCTACACGCCGTCGCCACGCCCATAGCCACGCTCACTGTGGTTCTCACAGCGAGGAGGAAGAAGGTCCCACCCACTCGGGGGCGGACCTTAGGGAGCGCGTGCGCCGCATCCACGTCAAGAGGTACAGCACCTACGAGGACCGGCCGCTGGGACACTAA